The following are encoded together in the Neomonachus schauinslandi chromosome X, ASM220157v2, whole genome shotgun sequence genome:
- the IKBKG gene encoding NF-kappa-B essential modulator: MSRPPWKSQPCEMVQPSGGPAGDQDVLGEESSLGKPAMLHLPSEQGTPESFQRCLEENQELRDAIRQSNQMLRERCEELQRFQGSQRKEKEFLMQKFQEARKLVERLNLEKLDLRRQREQALQEVEHLKRCQQQMAEDKASVKAQVTSLLGELQESQSRLEAATKERQALEGRARAASEQARQLESEREALQQQHSVQVDQLRMQSQSVEAALRMERQAASEEKRKLAQLQVAYHQLFQEYDNHIKSSMVSSERNRGMQLEDLKQQLQQAEEALVAKQEVIDKLKEEAEQHKIVMETVPVLKAQADIYKADFQAERQAREQLAEKKEFLQEQLEQLQREYSRLKASCQESARIEDLRKRHVEVSQAPLPPTPAHPSFHLALPNQRRSPPEEPPDFCCPKCQYQAPDMDTLQIHVMECIE; the protein is encoded by the exons ATGAGCAGGCCCCCCTGGAAGAGTCAGCCGTGTGAGATGGTGCAGCCCAGTGGCGGCCCGGCAGGGGACCAGGACGTGCTGGGTGAAGAGTCTTCTCTGGGGAAGCCAGCTATGCTCCACCTACCTTCTGAGCAGGGTACTCCTGAGAGCTTCCAACGCTGTCTGGAGGAGAATCAAGAGCTCCGAG ATGCCATCCGGCAGAGCAACCAGATGCTTCGGGAGCGCTGCGAGGAGCTGCAGCGTTTCCAGGGCagccagaggaaggagaaggagttCCTCATGCAGAAGTTCCAGGAAGCCAGGAAACTGGTAGAGAGACTGAACCTGGAGAAGCTCGAcctgaggaggcagagggagcaggcccTGCAGGAGGTGGAACATCTGAAGAGATGCCAGCAG CAGATGGCTGAGGACAAGGCCTCTGTGAAAGCCCAGGTGACATCCTTGCTGGGGGAGCTCCAAGAGAGCCAGAGTCGTTTGGAGGCCGCCACCAAGGAGCGGCAGGCTTTGGAGGGCAG GGCCCGGGCTGCCAGCGAGCAGGCCCGGCAGCTGGAGAGTGAGCGGGAGGCGCTGCAGCAGCAGCACAGCGTGCAGGTGGACCAGCTGCGCATGCAGAGCCAGAGCGTGGAGGCGGCCCTGCGCATGGAGCGCCAGGCTGCCTCGGAGGAGAA GCGGAAGCTGGCCCAGCTGCAGGTAGCCTATCACCAGCTCTTCCAAGAGTATGACAATCACATCAAGAGCAGCATGGTGAGCAGTGAGCGAAACCGA GGAATGCAGCTGGAGGATCTCAAGCAGCAGCTCCAGCAGGCCGAGGAGGCCCTGGTGGCCAAACAGGAAGTGATTGACAAGCTGAAGGAAGAGGCTGAGCAGCACAAGATTGTGATGGAGACCGTCCCGGTGCTGAAGGCTCAG GCGGATATCTACAAGGCCGACTTCCAGGCCGAGAGGCAGGCCCGGGAGCAACTGGCAGAGAAGAAGGAGTTCCTGCAGGAGCAGCTGGAGCAGCTGCAGAGGGAATACAGCAGGCTGAAGGCCAGCTGTCAGGAGTCGGCCAG GATTGAAGATCTGAGGAAGCGGCACGTGGAAGTCTCCCAGGCCCCCTTACCCCCTACCCCAG CTCACCCCTCCTTTCACCTGGCCCTGCCCAACCAGAGGAGAAGCCCCCCCGAGGAGCCGCCTGACTTCTGTTGCCCCAAGTGCCAGTATCAGGCTCCTGATATGGACACCCTGCAGATACATGTCATGGAGTGCATCGAGTAG